In Deinococcus roseus, one DNA window encodes the following:
- a CDS encoding ABC transporter ATP-binding protein: MDFRIEHLTHRYSKEKTALQDVNLQLQPGIIGLLGPNGAGKSSLIRILATLTRPTEGKLLWQGQDITRNPQILRSRLGYLPQDFNAYPNLSPLEFLDYVSALKNIPAAKARKRSLELLEALNLSSALHRPIGDFSGGMRQRVGIAQALLGDPELLILDEPTVGLDPEERVRFRQLLLSLAKDRIILISTHIVSDLESAARQVVLLSQGQVVFQNETKTLQDSMKGKVWNLLVSEQDLPEVQSRYTISASVQQEDGVLVRVLSQTAPSSKAVAAVPTLEDAYLFYTRKEEVPRAQLAPRLG, encoded by the coding sequence ATGGACTTTCGAATTGAACACCTGACCCACCGTTATTCAAAAGAGAAAACCGCTTTGCAGGACGTGAATCTGCAACTGCAGCCCGGAATCATTGGCCTGCTGGGACCCAACGGGGCCGGAAAATCCAGCCTGATCCGCATTCTGGCCACCCTGACGCGGCCCACCGAAGGCAAACTGCTCTGGCAGGGCCAGGACATCACCCGCAACCCACAGATTCTGCGTTCCAGACTGGGCTACCTGCCCCAGGATTTCAATGCCTACCCCAACCTCAGCCCGCTGGAATTTCTGGATTACGTGTCGGCCCTGAAGAACATTCCTGCTGCAAAAGCCAGAAAACGCTCGCTGGAACTGCTGGAAGCCCTGAACCTCTCCAGTGCCCTGCACCGCCCCATCGGAGATTTCTCCGGTGGGATGCGGCAACGGGTGGGGATTGCCCAGGCCCTCCTGGGAGACCCTGAACTCCTGATTCTGGATGAACCCACCGTGGGTCTGGACCCCGAGGAGCGGGTGCGGTTCAGGCAACTGCTGCTTTCGCTGGCAAAAGACCGCATCATCCTGATTTCCACCCACATCGTTTCGGACCTCGAATCTGCGGCCCGTCAGGTGGTGTTGCTCTCCCAGGGCCAGGTGGTGTTCCAGAACGAGACAAAAACCCTGCAGGACAGCATGAAAGGCAAAGTCTGGAACCTGCTGGTCTCCGAGCAGGACCTTCCAGAAGTGCAAAGCAGGTACACCATCAGCGCCAGTGTGCAGCAGGAAGATGGTGTGCTGGTGCGCGTTCTCAGTCAGACGGCTCCATCCTCAAAAGCTGTTGCAGCAGTGCCCACCCTGGAAGACGCCTACCTGTTTTACACCCGCAAAGAGGAGGTGCCCCGTGCGCAGCTTGCGCCTCGCCTCGGCTGA
- a CDS encoding DUF6895 family protein → MSLQVDRVFQQSLKWVMDHLECFDPGHPYVQDHTLRVKPFLELVFVVNPFLRMNLERQFPELHTIRHFIERTFESYDFPAFAHHDPAGLMVFALRNEFFNITGQPERCADGLLEVFLASRLHEVVERSRIPFRVMDLHYALDRATGQFDPVLYLPLYQKTILAKGRSLTQCNTNDLYSITHTLFYLADLGQVPLKQVLPAETHDLQRMLQDALAMMLRQDNLDLAGEFLMCLAFVEVLDTPITRFAWNLLSERQLSSGAMPAPTYSPEKAAQMQEDVQRYEFTQCYHTTLVMLGAAVMVYGKQVVA, encoded by the coding sequence ATGTCGTTGCAGGTTGATCGGGTGTTCCAGCAGTCCCTGAAGTGGGTCATGGACCATCTGGAGTGCTTTGACCCTGGGCATCCTTACGTGCAGGACCACACCCTGAGGGTGAAACCCTTTCTGGAACTGGTCTTTGTGGTGAATCCTTTTCTGCGCATGAACCTGGAGCGGCAATTCCCAGAGCTGCACACCATCCGCCACTTCATCGAGCGCACCTTTGAAAGTTATGATTTCCCGGCCTTTGCCCACCATGACCCTGCTGGCCTGATGGTTTTTGCCCTCAGGAACGAGTTCTTCAACATCACCGGGCAGCCAGAGCGCTGTGCAGATGGTTTGCTGGAGGTTTTCCTGGCTTCCAGGCTGCACGAAGTGGTGGAGCGCAGCCGCATTCCTTTTCGGGTGATGGATTTGCATTACGCACTGGACCGGGCCACAGGGCAGTTTGATCCCGTGCTTTACCTGCCCCTCTACCAGAAAACCATTCTGGCAAAAGGCCGCAGCCTGACCCAGTGCAACACCAACGACCTCTACAGCATCACCCACACACTGTTTTACCTGGCAGACCTTGGGCAGGTGCCCTTAAAGCAGGTGCTGCCCGCAGAAACGCATGATTTGCAAAGGATGCTGCAGGATGCCCTCGCCATGATGCTCAGGCAGGACAACCTTGATCTGGCCGGAGAATTCCTGATGTGCCTGGCTTTTGTGGAGGTGCTGGACACACCCATCACCCGCTTTGCCTGGAACCTGCTCTCAGAGCGTCAATTGTCTTCAGGGGCCATGCCTGCCCCCACCTACAGCCCTGAAAAAGCAGCACAGATGCAAGAGGATGTGCAGCGTTACGAGTTCACCCAGTGCTACCACACCACCCTTGTGATGCTCGGCGCAGCGGTGATGGTGTACGGAAAGCAGGTGGTTGCATGA
- a CDS encoding insulinase family protein gives MTLSHGFQVLQRKALSHLGGEFLQLRHESGATLLHLQTPDSSRVFTTSFYTPVPDDSGVAHVLEHLVLCGSRKYPSRKTFFEMQSRSLRDYMNASTTRDWTAFTFASSVPQDYWNLLDVYLDACFHPLLLDSSFDQEACRVTETGEYQGVVMNEMKGGMANAARVMREQVTRALFPGSAWARNSGGDPAAIVNLTADQVRDFHAEHYCAANTCFYSYGDVKLSDLLEKLDEVLKHVPVGQPAPRIEALNPPVSDLICTHPNTDQVLLVWKTVHQKEGLEHFALSLLTFILLGHTAAPLQKVLLKHGYALADCSGFHSETEEAVFAVGIKGTTDADLIEREVLACLREPVPNDLIQAALTRFELEDRDTGHAQVPYGVKLLFSVLGAHHHQASSAEACSMGGWIQQLRSMEDPSGFLQGLVQQHLMSQQPSRIVMKSGPAEQNLPELNPEDVAARLERQRTATPALDTCILPALKLEDLNPETPEVAHDLHLIAGVPVQQVVLAESGLTHLTLTVELSDLTSEQWELLTTYQVMLGRCGTEKQTFAALASSMQDAGAQWTPAVDIFHSPEHSGLVGAQLLIHLRGLSERIPQALETLGSWLAGLQFTAQEVQAVLKERIKLMENQMVVAGHQFAVLQASRRLNPALQWREQLDGLTALQTHHQHLQDPDLLDRLQDLHELLFQQSRMQVVICSKEDTGLQALPDFLARFPQGEAVLSQKVVFPETAASAPIWRQHIPSPVSFAAWIYRTVPYLHDDAPGMYLLARILHDHFHVQVREKGGAYGAMGRAAPEQGLLICASLRDPQAEATLKVFQQARQLAKDITPEQLYAAKLSSFRQIRPLVSSAAQARRTLMDQARGYTPQVRTAFMQRLLDTQLSVLPALAEKHLQGGAGAIIGPKAEEVPHVVAG, from the coding sequence ATGACACTGTCACATGGTTTTCAAGTCCTTCAGCGCAAGGCGCTGTCTCATCTGGGAGGGGAGTTTCTGCAGCTCAGGCACGAGAGTGGTGCCACCCTGCTGCACCTGCAGACCCCGGATTCCAGCCGCGTGTTCACCACCTCTTTCTACACCCCGGTGCCAGACGATTCTGGTGTGGCCCACGTGCTGGAGCATCTGGTGCTGTGCGGATCCCGGAAGTACCCTTCCAGAAAGACCTTCTTCGAGATGCAGAGCCGTTCCTTGCGCGATTACATGAATGCCAGCACCACCCGCGACTGGACTGCGTTCACCTTTGCCAGCAGTGTGCCGCAGGATTACTGGAATTTGCTGGACGTGTACCTGGATGCCTGCTTTCATCCCTTGTTGCTGGACAGCAGTTTCGATCAGGAAGCCTGCCGGGTCACGGAGACAGGTGAGTACCAGGGCGTGGTGATGAACGAGATGAAAGGCGGCATGGCCAACGCTGCCCGTGTGATGCGCGAACAGGTCACCCGTGCGCTCTTTCCGGGCAGTGCCTGGGCCAGAAACTCCGGGGGAGATCCTGCAGCCATCGTGAACCTGACTGCAGATCAGGTGCGGGATTTCCATGCAGAGCATTACTGTGCAGCCAACACCTGCTTTTACAGTTACGGCGATGTGAAGCTTTCTGACCTGCTGGAAAAGCTGGATGAGGTGCTGAAACACGTTCCCGTGGGCCAGCCTGCTCCCAGAATTGAAGCCCTGAATCCTCCAGTGTCTGATCTGATCTGCACCCACCCCAACACCGATCAGGTGCTGCTGGTCTGGAAAACCGTGCACCAGAAAGAAGGGCTGGAACATTTTGCCCTGAGCCTCTTGACCTTCATTCTGCTGGGGCACACCGCTGCACCCCTGCAAAAAGTGCTGCTGAAACACGGTTATGCGCTGGCAGATTGCTCTGGCTTTCACTCCGAAACCGAAGAAGCGGTCTTTGCTGTGGGCATCAAAGGCACCACCGATGCAGATCTGATTGAAAGAGAGGTGCTGGCCTGCCTGCGTGAACCTGTGCCAAATGACCTGATCCAGGCGGCCCTGACCCGCTTTGAACTGGAAGACCGGGACACCGGACACGCCCAGGTGCCTTATGGGGTCAAGTTGCTGTTCAGCGTGCTGGGCGCACACCACCACCAGGCCAGCAGTGCAGAGGCCTGCTCGATGGGAGGCTGGATCCAGCAGCTCAGAAGCATGGAAGATCCTTCAGGGTTTTTGCAGGGTCTGGTCCAGCAGCACCTGATGAGCCAGCAACCTTCCAGAATCGTCATGAAGTCTGGTCCTGCAGAGCAAAACTTGCCTGAATTGAACCCGGAAGATGTTGCTGCAAGGCTGGAACGCCAGCGCACAGCAACTCCAGCCCTGGACACCTGCATCCTGCCTGCCTTAAAGCTGGAAGACCTGAACCCGGAAACCCCTGAAGTGGCCCACGACCTGCACCTGATTGCTGGTGTTCCTGTGCAGCAGGTGGTTCTGGCAGAATCGGGCCTCACGCACCTGACCCTGACGGTGGAACTCTCTGACCTGACTTCTGAGCAGTGGGAACTGCTCACCACCTATCAGGTGATGCTGGGCCGCTGTGGGACAGAAAAGCAGACTTTTGCAGCGCTGGCCTCCAGCATGCAGGACGCAGGCGCCCAGTGGACCCCTGCAGTGGACATCTTTCACAGCCCGGAACATTCGGGCCTGGTGGGTGCTCAACTTTTGATCCACCTGAGAGGGCTTTCAGAGCGCATCCCTCAGGCACTGGAAACGCTGGGAAGCTGGCTTGCTGGCTTGCAGTTCACAGCCCAGGAAGTGCAGGCCGTCCTGAAGGAGCGCATCAAATTGATGGAAAACCAGATGGTGGTGGCCGGGCACCAGTTCGCTGTGCTGCAGGCTTCCAGAAGGCTGAACCCTGCTCTGCAGTGGAGAGAGCAGCTGGATGGTCTGACTGCTTTGCAGACCCACCATCAGCACCTGCAGGATCCCGACTTGCTGGACAGGCTTCAGGACCTGCATGAGTTGCTGTTCCAGCAATCCAGAATGCAGGTGGTGATCTGCAGCAAGGAAGACACGGGACTGCAGGCTTTGCCTGATTTTCTCGCCCGGTTCCCTCAGGGTGAAGCTGTGTTGTCCCAGAAGGTGGTTTTCCCTGAAACAGCAGCCTCTGCCCCCATCTGGAGGCAGCACATCCCCAGTCCGGTGTCTTTTGCAGCATGGATTTACCGCACCGTGCCTTATCTGCACGACGATGCGCCGGGGATGTACCTGCTGGCCCGCATCCTGCACGACCATTTCCATGTGCAGGTGCGTGAAAAAGGCGGGGCTTACGGCGCGATGGGCCGGGCTGCACCTGAACAGGGCCTGCTGATCTGCGCTTCCTTGCGAGACCCCCAGGCAGAGGCCACCCTGAAAGTGTTCCAGCAGGCCAGACAGCTTGCAAAAGACATCACCCCAGAGCAGCTTTATGCTGCCAAACTCTCCAGTTTCCGGCAGATCCGGCCCCTGGTGTCCAGTGCAGCCCAGGCCCGCAGAACCCTGATGGATCAGGCCAGAGGGTACACCCCCCAGGTGCGCACCGCTTTCATGCAGAGGTTGCTGGACACGCAACTTTCAGTGCTTCCTGCTCTGGCAGAGAAACACTTGCAGGGCGGCGCAGGAGCCATCATCGGACCAAAAGCGGAGGAGGTGCCCCATGTCGTTGCAGGTTGA
- a CDS encoding ABC transporter permease: MFELFFAEFRRSAILLKRYMGNTIGSILGITIVFLALFFGAKYMSGLNQFGDRLDSIVVGYTLWALILFILADISSDTSQEAQSGTLEQVCLSPYGLTKIFVLRTFSNTIWMVLSNAIILTLIVLLTKVHLHISVWVLVPVVTTILAAYGLAFLFGALALGAKKVQQLLNLVNFGLLFLMMTPFEQSPALVQKLLSVLPLVPSAIGLRDVMVRGESLPLEQIALMLANGLLWFALGVWVFRKADRGVRLQGVLNSY, translated from the coding sequence ATGTTTGAGCTGTTCTTTGCGGAATTCCGGCGCAGCGCCATTTTGCTGAAGCGCTACATGGGCAACACCATCGGCAGCATTCTGGGCATCACCATTGTGTTCCTGGCTTTGTTTTTTGGTGCGAAATACATGTCGGGCCTGAACCAGTTCGGAGACCGTCTGGATTCCATCGTGGTGGGGTACACCCTGTGGGCATTGATTCTGTTCATTCTGGCAGACATCAGCAGCGACACCAGCCAGGAAGCCCAGAGCGGAACGCTGGAGCAGGTGTGCCTTTCCCCTTACGGCCTCACGAAGATTTTTGTGCTGCGCACCTTTTCAAACACCATCTGGATGGTCCTCAGCAATGCCATCATCCTGACTTTGATTGTGCTGCTGACAAAAGTGCACCTGCACATCAGCGTGTGGGTGCTGGTGCCCGTGGTGACCACCATTCTGGCCGCTTACGGACTGGCCTTCCTGTTCGGGGCACTGGCCCTGGGTGCCAAGAAAGTGCAGCAACTGCTGAACCTTGTGAATTTCGGGCTGCTGTTCCTGATGATGACCCCCTTCGAGCAAAGCCCTGCTCTGGTGCAGAAACTCCTGTCTGTGCTGCCCCTGGTGCCCAGTGCCATTGGCCTGCGGGACGTGATGGTGCGCGGGGAAAGCCTGCCTTTAGAGCAAATCGCCCTCATGCTGGCCAACGGCCTCTTGTGGTTTGCCCTCGGGGTGTGGGTGTTCAGGAAAGCAGACCGGGGTGTGCGTCTGCAGGGTGTGCTGAACAGCTATTGA